In Rhinolophus ferrumequinum isolate MPI-CBG mRhiFer1 chromosome 18, mRhiFer1_v1.p, whole genome shotgun sequence, a genomic segment contains:
- the TEX45 gene encoding testis-expressed protein 45 yields the protein MAAGSLLHSPMARLDFLKASHFALGPDPRLHVGATHSTMHRDFQAYPGVPRKPRYPPPPEASLFQQDTRWASEGRESEMHCAFALPPTPSTRQERARARAHTLAMGTSHLHMHADACARSFLSTTRAHFGWPEAPARASEQIRGARLVFDRGSVPPGDPVKLRIPPTTNQALFPQHDTCPQPRASCRHLGGPNPLKWDHRRPDDGTSYQRQFQALRGPLALMCKRDSSSVVLGDFKIGYGPMCSEQKQAYRPQGLPLDRYDKAQASTYIHCVNIRPGDGLFHDRTTKAEHFCAQKPEPFCLHHDQTPESHILEGNRCPGPGSLTTSMHFFYGQLPPPTKPSSRHVPHEKLQGHVTLGESKLLRQFFQTSMGTAYCPPDRRHPHKAPNLHLLPSNLPEGTGEPDFLTMNQKMLKPHRTAPASMTEEMLQRCKYSHIEPPLGRQHFFSTQHKDEFAFKYQGPAVLRSDNFQESHVPLGSPHQWGCKGGKVKPQAFQTPSYP from the exons ATGGCCGCGGGCTCCCTGCTGCACAGCCCGATGGCCCGGCTGGACTTCCTCAAGGCCTCGCACTTCGCGCTGGGGCCTGACCCGCGGCTGCACGTGGGCGCCACGCACTCCACGATGCATCGAGACTTCCAGGCCTACCCTGGCGTCCCTCGCAAGCCGCGGTACCCGCCGCCGCCCGAGGCGTCCCTTTTCCAGCAGGACACGCGCTGGGCCAGCGAGGGGCGCGAGTCAGAGATGCACTGCGCGTTCGCGCTGCCGCCCACGCCGTCGACCCGGCAGGAGAGGGCGCGGGCGCGGGCACACACGCTTGCCATGGGGACCAGCCACCTGCACATGCACGCGGACGCGTGCGCCCGCTCCTTCCTCTCTACCACGCGGGCCCACTTTGGTTGGCCTGAGGCACCGGCGCGCGCCAGCGAGCAGATCCGAGGCGCGCGCCTCGTCTTCGATCGCGGCTCAGTGCCGCCCGGGGACCCAGTCAAGCTGCGCATCCCGCCCACCACGAACCAGGCACTGTTCCCGCAGCACGACACATGCCCGCAGCCCCGCGCGTCCTGCAGGCACTTGG GGGGCCCCAACCCCCTCAAGTGGGACCACAGGAGACCAGATGATGGGACCTCCTACCAGAGACAGTTCCAGGCACTGCGAGGCCCACTTGCCTTGATGTGTAAGAGG GACTCCTCCAGTGTGGTACTGGGAGACTTCAAGATTGGCTATGGGCCCATGTGTTCAGAGCAGAAACAAGCTTACAGGCCTCAGGGTCTGCCCCTAGACAG GTATGACAAGGCCCAGGCTTCCACTTACATCCACTGTGTGAATATTCGTCCTGGAGATGGTCTCTTCCATGACAGGACTACCAAGGCCGAGCACTTCTGTGCCCAGAAACCAG AGCCTTTTTGTCTTCACCATGACCAGACTCCAGAGTCGCACATCTTGGAAGGAAATCGGTGCCCGGGCCCAGGCAGCCTCACCACCTCCATGCACTTCTTCTATGGCCAG CTGCCACCTCCGACCAAGCCATCCAGCCGCCACGTGCCTCATGAGAAATTGCAGGGTCACGTGACCCTAGGGGAGTCAAAGCTTCTGCGACAGTTCTTCCAGACTTCCATGGGCACGGCCTATTGCCCCCCTGACAGGCGACATCCCCATAAAGCCCCCAACCTTCATTTGCTGCCTAGCAACCTGCCTGAGGGCACAGGCG AACCTGATTTTCTAACCATGAACCAGAAGATGCTGAAACCGCACAGAACAGCTCCAGCCTCCATGACTGAGGAGATGCTACAGCGG TGCAAGTATAGCCACATAGAGCCCCCGCTGGGTAGACAGCACTTCTTCTCAACCCAACACAAGGACGAGTTTGCCTTCAAGTACCAGGGCCCAGCAGTGCTGAGATCCGACAACTTCCAGGAGAGCCACGTGCCACTGGGCTCCCCTCACCAGTGGGGCTGCAAGGGTGGGAAGGTAAAACCGCAAGCCTTCCAGACCCCTAGCTACCCGTGA
- the ZNF358 gene encoding zinc finger protein 358 isoform X1, which yields MERGAEPWSWVLETSSAGSHDFHPDPAREASGTSTPGMRRSVLVRNPGHKGPRPAYEELDSDSEDLDPNREELHPVSEDPEDLNTVTEDVDPNYEDLEPISDDLNPDVEAPSSISGTRDSDPQDLDPMSSSFDLDPDVIGPVPLVLDPNSDTLSPQEAPDLDPLSSSLTATPEGLATSPAVLPAPASPPRPFSCPDCGRAFRRSSGLSQHRRTHSGEKPYRCPDCGKSFSHGATLAQHRGIHTGARPYQCAACGKAFGWRSTLLKHRSSHSGEKPHHCPVCGKAFGHGSLLAQHLRTHGGPRPHKCPVCAKGFGQGSALLKHLRTHTGERPYPCPQCGKAFGQSSALLQHQRTHTAERPYRCPHCGKAFGQSSNLQHHLRIHTGERPYACPHCSKAFGQSSALLQHLHVHSGERPYRCQLCGKAFGQASSLTKHKRVHEGAAAAAAAAAAAAAGLGLSPASMLRSGQVSLLGPDAVSVLGSGLGPSSGLGPDPGSVLGPLPNPSPKPSPGSKSTPKPVKSSDPKPGHDANPDLVASPDNGSDHSLDLDPVPSPDPNPDPHPVPDSPTHDSSALSTGESPEGVQEQGALLGPDG from the exons ATGGAGAGAGGGGCAGAGCCATGGAGTTGGGTACTGGAGACCTCCAGTGCCGGGTCCCATGACTTCCATCCAG ATCCTGCCCGGGAAGCATCTGGCACTTCCACACCTGGGATGCGGCGCTCGGTCCTGGTCAGGAACCCAGGTCACAAAGGCCCAAGACCTGCTTATGAAGAGCTTGACTCAGACTCAGAAGACCTGGACCCCAACCGAGAAGAGCTGCACCCGGTTTCTGAAGACCCAGAAGACCTCAACACTGTCACTGAAGATGTGGATCCCAACTATGAAGATCTGGAACCCATCTCCGATGATCTGAACCCCGATGTGGAAGCTCCGAGCTCCATCTCGGGGACCCGTGACTCGGATCCCCAAGATCTCGACCCCATGTCTTCAAGTTTCGATCTCGATCCAGACGTCATTGGCCCTGTCCCTCTGGTTCTCGACCCTAATAGCGACACCCTTAGCCCCCAGGAAGCCCCAGACCTGGACCCCCTCTCATCCAGCCTCACTGCCACCCCTGAGGGTTTGGCCACCAGCCCAGCGGTGCTCCCTGCACCTGCCAGCCCACCCCGGCCCTTCTCTTGCCCCGACTGCGGGCGAGCCTTCCGCCGCAGCTCGGGGCTGAGCCAGCACCGCCGCACCCACAGTGGCGAGAAGCCCTACCGCTGCCCCGACTGCGGCAAGTCGTTCAGCCATGGCGCCACGCTGGCCCAGCACCGGGGCATCCACACCGGGGCGCGACCCTACCAGTGTGCCGCGTGTGGCAAGGCCTTCGGCTGGCGCTCCACGCTGCTGAAGCACCGCAGCAGCCACAGCGGCGAGAAGCCGCATCACTGCCCTGTGTGCGGCAAGGCCTTTGGTCACGGCTCGTTGCTGGCGCAGCACTTGCGCACGCATGGCGGCCCACGGCCACACAAGTGCCCGGTGTGCGCCAAGGGCTTCGGGCAGGGATCAGCGCTGCTGAAGCACCTGCGCACGCACACTGGCGAGCGGCCCTACCCATGCCCACAGTGCGGCAAGGCCTTCGGCCAGAGCTCGGCACTGCTGCAGCACCAGCGCACGCACACGGCCGAGCGCCCCTACCGGTGTCCCCACTGCGGCAAGGCCTTTGGCCAGAGCTCCAATTTGCAGCACCACCTACGCATCCACACGGGCGAGCGGCCCTACGCCTGTCCCCACTGCTCCAAGGCCTTCGGGCAGAGCTCCGCGCTGCTGCAGCACTTGCACGTGCATTCTGGAGAGCGCCCCTACCGCTGCCAGCTCTGCGGCAAGGCCTTCGGCCAAGCCTCCAGCCTCACCAAGCACAAGCGGGTGCATGAGGGCGCGGCTGCTGCAGCCGCAGCggctgctgccgctgccgccggcCTGGGCCTCAGCCCTGCTTCCATGTTGAGGTCCGGGCAGGTCTCCCTCCTGGGTCCTGATGCTGTCTCTGTGCTCGGCTCTGGCCTGGGCCCCAGTTCTGGTCTAGGCCCTGACcctggctctgtgctgggcccCCTCCCCAAtcccagccccaaacccagcCCTGGCTCCAAATCCACCCCTAAACCTGTCAAGTCTTCTGACCCTAAGCCTGGTCACGATGCCAATCCTGACCTTGTGGCCAGCCCTGACAACGGATCTGACCACAGCCTGGACCTGGATCCCGTGCCCAGCCCCGACCCCAACCCTGATCCCCACCCTGTCCCCGACTCTCCCACCCATGACAGCTCAGCCCTCTCTACTGGTGAGAGTCCCGAGGGGGTGCAGGAGCAAGGGGCACTGCTGGGGCCCGATGGCTGA
- the ZNF358 gene encoding zinc finger protein 358 isoform X2: MRRSVLVRNPGHKGPRPAYEELDSDSEDLDPNREELHPVSEDPEDLNTVTEDVDPNYEDLEPISDDLNPDVEAPSSISGTRDSDPQDLDPMSSSFDLDPDVIGPVPLVLDPNSDTLSPQEAPDLDPLSSSLTATPEGLATSPAVLPAPASPPRPFSCPDCGRAFRRSSGLSQHRRTHSGEKPYRCPDCGKSFSHGATLAQHRGIHTGARPYQCAACGKAFGWRSTLLKHRSSHSGEKPHHCPVCGKAFGHGSLLAQHLRTHGGPRPHKCPVCAKGFGQGSALLKHLRTHTGERPYPCPQCGKAFGQSSALLQHQRTHTAERPYRCPHCGKAFGQSSNLQHHLRIHTGERPYACPHCSKAFGQSSALLQHLHVHSGERPYRCQLCGKAFGQASSLTKHKRVHEGAAAAAAAAAAAAAGLGLSPASMLRSGQVSLLGPDAVSVLGSGLGPSSGLGPDPGSVLGPLPNPSPKPSPGSKSTPKPVKSSDPKPGHDANPDLVASPDNGSDHSLDLDPVPSPDPNPDPHPVPDSPTHDSSALSTGESPEGVQEQGALLGPDG, translated from the coding sequence ATGCGGCGCTCGGTCCTGGTCAGGAACCCAGGTCACAAAGGCCCAAGACCTGCTTATGAAGAGCTTGACTCAGACTCAGAAGACCTGGACCCCAACCGAGAAGAGCTGCACCCGGTTTCTGAAGACCCAGAAGACCTCAACACTGTCACTGAAGATGTGGATCCCAACTATGAAGATCTGGAACCCATCTCCGATGATCTGAACCCCGATGTGGAAGCTCCGAGCTCCATCTCGGGGACCCGTGACTCGGATCCCCAAGATCTCGACCCCATGTCTTCAAGTTTCGATCTCGATCCAGACGTCATTGGCCCTGTCCCTCTGGTTCTCGACCCTAATAGCGACACCCTTAGCCCCCAGGAAGCCCCAGACCTGGACCCCCTCTCATCCAGCCTCACTGCCACCCCTGAGGGTTTGGCCACCAGCCCAGCGGTGCTCCCTGCACCTGCCAGCCCACCCCGGCCCTTCTCTTGCCCCGACTGCGGGCGAGCCTTCCGCCGCAGCTCGGGGCTGAGCCAGCACCGCCGCACCCACAGTGGCGAGAAGCCCTACCGCTGCCCCGACTGCGGCAAGTCGTTCAGCCATGGCGCCACGCTGGCCCAGCACCGGGGCATCCACACCGGGGCGCGACCCTACCAGTGTGCCGCGTGTGGCAAGGCCTTCGGCTGGCGCTCCACGCTGCTGAAGCACCGCAGCAGCCACAGCGGCGAGAAGCCGCATCACTGCCCTGTGTGCGGCAAGGCCTTTGGTCACGGCTCGTTGCTGGCGCAGCACTTGCGCACGCATGGCGGCCCACGGCCACACAAGTGCCCGGTGTGCGCCAAGGGCTTCGGGCAGGGATCAGCGCTGCTGAAGCACCTGCGCACGCACACTGGCGAGCGGCCCTACCCATGCCCACAGTGCGGCAAGGCCTTCGGCCAGAGCTCGGCACTGCTGCAGCACCAGCGCACGCACACGGCCGAGCGCCCCTACCGGTGTCCCCACTGCGGCAAGGCCTTTGGCCAGAGCTCCAATTTGCAGCACCACCTACGCATCCACACGGGCGAGCGGCCCTACGCCTGTCCCCACTGCTCCAAGGCCTTCGGGCAGAGCTCCGCGCTGCTGCAGCACTTGCACGTGCATTCTGGAGAGCGCCCCTACCGCTGCCAGCTCTGCGGCAAGGCCTTCGGCCAAGCCTCCAGCCTCACCAAGCACAAGCGGGTGCATGAGGGCGCGGCTGCTGCAGCCGCAGCggctgctgccgctgccgccggcCTGGGCCTCAGCCCTGCTTCCATGTTGAGGTCCGGGCAGGTCTCCCTCCTGGGTCCTGATGCTGTCTCTGTGCTCGGCTCTGGCCTGGGCCCCAGTTCTGGTCTAGGCCCTGACcctggctctgtgctgggcccCCTCCCCAAtcccagccccaaacccagcCCTGGCTCCAAATCCACCCCTAAACCTGTCAAGTCTTCTGACCCTAAGCCTGGTCACGATGCCAATCCTGACCTTGTGGCCAGCCCTGACAACGGATCTGACCACAGCCTGGACCTGGATCCCGTGCCCAGCCCCGACCCCAACCCTGATCCCCACCCTGTCCCCGACTCTCCCACCCATGACAGCTCAGCCCTCTCTACTGGTGAGAGTCCCGAGGGGGTGCAGGAGCAAGGGGCACTGCTGGGGCCCGATGGCTGA
- the MCOLN1 gene encoding mucolipin-1 produces MAAPVGRRGSETERLLTPSPGYGTQEGTSPAPPTPLEEEDLRRRLKYFFMSPCDKFRAKGRKPFKLMLQVVKILVVTVQLILFGLSNQLAVTFREENTIAFRHLFLLGYSDGADDTLAAYTREQLYQAIFYAVDQYLMLPDVSLGRYAYVRGGGGPWANGSALALCQQYYHRGHVDPANDTFDIDPMVITDCIGVDPPEKPLVPPSDDLSLLDGSPSYKNLTLKFHKLINVTIHFQLKTINLQSLINNEIPDCYTFSVLITFDNKAYSGRIPISLVTQAHIQECKHPSVFRHGDNSFRLLFDVVVILTCSFSFLLCARSLLRGFLLQNEFVRFMWRQRGRVISLWERLEFVNGWYILLVTSDVLTISGTIMKIGIEAKNMASYDVCSILLGTSTLLVWVGVIRYLTFFHKYNILIATLRVALPSVMRFCCCVAVIYLGYCFCGWIVLGPYHVKFRSLSMVSECLFSLINGDDMFVTFAAMQAQQGRSSLVWLFSQLYLYSFISLFIYMVLSLFIALITGAYDTIKHPGGAGGEKSELQAYIAQCQDSPTSGKFRRGSGSACSLLCCCGRDASEEHSLLVN; encoded by the exons ATGGCAGCCCCCGTAGGCCGGCGAGGCTCAG AGACAGAGCGCCTTCTGACCCCCAGCCCCGGATATGGGACCCAGGAGGGGACTTCACCAGCCCCGCCAACCCCTCTGGAAGAAGAAGACCTCCGCCGCCGTCTCAAGTACTTCTTCATGAGTCCCTGTGACAAATTTCGGGCCAAGGGCCGGAAGCCATTCAAGCTGATGCTGCAAGTGGTGAAAATCTTGGTGGTCACTGTGCAG CTCATCCTGTTTGGGCTCAGCAACCAGTTGGCAGTGACGTTCCGGGAGGAGAACACCATTGCCTTCCGCCACCTCTTCCTTCTGGGCTACTCGGACGGGGCGGATGACACCTTGGCAGCCTACACGCGGGAGCAGCTCTACCAGGCTATCTTCTACGCTGTGGACCAG TACCTGATGCTCCCCGATGTGTCTCTGGGCCGCTACGCATATGTGCGGGGCGGGGGCGGCCCCTGGGCCAATGGCTCGGCCTTGGCCCTCTGTCAGCAGTATTACCACCGTGGCCACGTGGACCCAGCCAATGACACTTTCGACATCGACCCAATGGTCATCACTG ATTGCATCGGTGTGGACCCCCCCGAGAAACCCCTTGTGCCCCCCAGTGATGATCTGTCTCTCTTGGATGGCAGCCCAAGTTACAAGAACCTCACGCTCAAATTCCACAA GCTGATCAACGTCACCATCCACTTCCAGCTGAAGACCATCAACCTCCAGAGCCTGATCAACAATGAGATCCCAGACTGCTACACCTTCAGCGTCCTT ATCACGTTTGACAATAAGGCCTACAGCGGACGTATCCCCATCAGCCTGGTGACCCAGGCCCACATCCAGGAGTGTAAGCACCCCAGCGTCTTCAGGCACG GAGATAACAGCTTCCGGCTCCTCTTTGACGTGGTCGTGATCCTCACCTGctccttctctttcctgctgTGTGCCCGCTCCCTGCTCCGGGGCTTCCTGCTGCAGAAT GAGTTTGTCAGGTTCATGTGGCGCCAGCGGGGACGGGTCATCAGCCTGTGGGAGCGGCTGGAATTTGTCAACGGCTGGTATATCCTGCTGGTCACCAGTGACGTGCTCACCATCTCGGGCACCATCATGAAGATTGGCATTGAAGCCAAG AACATGGCCAGCTATGATGTCTGCAGCATTCTCCTGGGCACCTCAACTCTGCTCGTCTGGGTCGGCGTCATCCGCTACTTGACCTTCTTCCATAAGTACAAT ATCCTCATTGCCACACTGCGGGTAGCCCTGCCCAGCGTCATGCGCTTCTGCTGCTGCGTGGCTGTCATCTACCTGGGCTATTGCTTCTGCGGCTGGATCGTGTTGGGGCCCTACCATGTGAAG TTCCGCTCTCTGTCCATGGTATCTGAGTGCCTGTTCTCGCTCATCAACGGGGACGACATGTTCGTGACATTCGCGGCGATGCAGGCGCAGCAGGGACGTAGCAGCCTCGTCTGGCTCTTCTCCCAGCTCTACCTCTACTCCTTCATCAGTCTCTTCATCTACATGGTGCTGAGTCTCTTCATCGCGCTCATCACTGGTGCCTACGACACCATCAAG CACCCAGGCGGTGCGGGCGGAGAGAAGAGTGAGCTACAGGCCTACATCGCGCAGTGCCAGGACAGCCCCACCTCCGGCAAGTTCCGCCGCGGGAGCGGCTCAGCCTGCAGTCTCCTCTGTTGTTGCGGCAG GGACGCCTCGGAGGAGCATTCGCTGCTGGTGAACTGA